The proteins below come from a single Lineus longissimus chromosome 5, tnLinLong1.2, whole genome shotgun sequence genomic window:
- the LOC135488624 gene encoding golgin subfamily A member 6-like protein 22 gives MQLKAASADSFGIRVADYSLQNDTVFALSAENKHWKRKYVEELALRREEETLRKNELKCLHADIAAVEEKAKNDQKEWCLREFVRSQEYNQAEEDFRNKQEELTTKLNYMKFKHGLDIFGLEERFSKEAKEIRNACDRMVQERQEDRAETIARMNGQLDEARSKSERLVAMVSRLKEERAIEKMIVEMADSTYIDNKLREKEAEYVKLQERFVKLGKEKERVVLEAEEREERLVKEFQAKEADMLSNADERRKSVLKERREAAAREWRVVREAKSRLKEARAEGEQVVAELKRVSEQVQSDMREEFEERIRKLRGEFGKQGMRLLKASREREDHLRAELAKEVELRRSVEEDAKKQMEEYQDLVREMNHLSECLSMEKARRVEERGDALRERAGLDSLIEQQRVEFEKYSNAMETEKHQRECVSDAERKSIVKMQEVKMADMTARQATLEHQLKESDTKRKKESLMMLVEKNRLLTEIDVLGSKRRHQKASFVEERYKLENAKRAEKDVLNQKYDRLAAELTAALGGQEMLFGIRIECDQERYEEAQAKAADEHDQLLELIEARRQEDELKGTLERNRLSGMVERLRAKCKDQETRHEQECRELEADWEEERDAWAEKYDSMNAELELTKMAYDMELESEKERRLEEESSSFEKSEQFVRVIKEYKVLLEDLKSNHDQEQSQLKDTCERKLVEMQKRHEVVMAEIETQWHDFERRVEDEVDHCEELEREVAELQRKREWETIGTGCWVAIMKRHHKVDLDNMRCRLESCEGELSVAKNRSTVLMKSIEKQEAADTARANNHKAEIEQLTRRVETSESEQSVANARASYYLEKLRRTEQTLEDAKSVHQEAVQKGMELIGEFEEECAELKAHVVKKSEALDMEKEIVEQSETVLEWRERDVMQWERTLDAREENLQESKVMMMNGLADLSKQEMDLKNLQEKLKQEEVNILKTKEDLVTEKGSIDARVAEIKKEEDRLQDIEIDMEQREKEARRSLDSAQKVPDRLPIDQSLGELTDTKEQLVAMQKQLTEQEWYFLAREGEFQEAKVEVNRYRKREEKMKLLELELQEKTTGLQGMEVAMRVKKANIDSTMLEVDGIRRTLSMDRRYKARRNRGCQATQEKIAADLEAVHGSSLQCGDEVVEQQNRTTNTEDNSDTKLPKEDEASFQGMKSRRSKVIIHYDLEEDACVEKEESDTKPVGIQKRNSSVMDQVYEGPQFAHPSDRMAHPNFRHGGPHPQNFCRPPPPGYHPMRPHPAGRPHPRMGPPPPYGPRPHGPGYGPPHLRGPRPGFYRPHGPYGQPPHNGARRQHPSREDPR, from the exons ATGCAGCTAAAAGCTGCTTCTGCAG ATTCATTTGGTATCCGTGTGGCTGATTACAGCCTGCAGAATGATACAGTGTTTGCACTCAGTGCAGAG AACAAGCACTGGAAGAGGAAGTATGTTGAGGAGCTTGCGCTCAGGAGGGAGGAGGAGACACTCAGGAAGAATGAG CTGAAGTGTCTTCACGCAGATATCGCTGCTGTTgaagaaaaggcaaaaaacGACCAAAAGGAATGGTGCTTGCGGGAGTTCGTAAGAAGCCAAGAATACAATCAGGCTGAAGAGGACTTTCGAAACAAGCAAGAGGAATTAACAACCAAGTTGAATTATATGAAATTTAAGCATGGTTTAGATATCTTCGGATTAGAAGAGAGGTTTAGCAAGGAGGCTAAAGAGATTCGGAACGCTTGTGACAGGATGGTGCAAGAACGGCAGGAGGATAGGGCAGAGACCATAGCGAGGATGAACGGGCAGTTAGATGAGGCTCGCTCCAAGTCAGAACGGCTGGTGGCCATGGTTAGTAGGTTGAAAGAAGAGAGAGCAATTGAGAAGATGATAGTAGAGATGGCGGACTCCACCTACATTGACAACAAGTTGAGAGAGAAGGAGGCAGAATATGTCAAGCTGCAGGAGAGATTTGTCAAGTTGGGGAAGGAGAAAGAGAGAGTTGTGCTGGAGGCGGAGGAACGAGAAGAACGGCTGGTGAAGGAGTTTCAGGCGAAAGAAGCTGATATGTTAAGCAATGCTGATGAGAGGAGGAAGAGTGTCTTGAAGGAGAGGAGAGAGGCAGCAGCGAGAGAATGGCGAGTGGTGAGAGAAGCGAAGAGTCGCCTTAAGGAAGCGAGGGCGGAGGGTGAGCAAGTGGTTGCAGAGTTGAAGAGAGTGAGTGAGCAGGTTCAGTCGGACATGAGGGAGGAGTTCGAGGAACGGATCAGAAAGTTGAGGGGCGAGTTCGGAAAGCAAGGAATGCGATTACTGAAAGCATCAAGAGAGCGAGAGGACCACTTGAGGGCCGAGCTTGCCAAGGAGGTAGAGTTGAGGAGATCAGTTGAAGAGGATGCCAAGAAGCAAATGGAGGAGTACCAGGATTTGGTGCGAGAGATGAACCATTTGTCTGAGTGTTTGAGCATGGAGAAGGCAAGGCGTGTAGAGGAGAGAGGTGACGCTTTGAGAGAGAGAGCAGGACTAGACAGCCTGATTGAGCAGCAAAGAGTAGAGTTTGAGAAGTACAGTAATGCCATGGAAACGGAGAAacatcaacgagaatgtgtatCAGATGCAGAAAGGAAAAGCATAGTCAAGATGCAGGAGGTCAAAATGGCAGATATGACAGCCAGACAGGCGACTCTTGAACATCAGCTAAAGGAGTCAGATACCAAACGGAAGAAAGAATCGTTGATGATGTTAGTCGAGAAGAATCGACTGCTTACTGAAATTGATGTGTTGGGCAGCAAACGTCGACATCAAAAGGCAAGTTTTGTTGAAGAACGGTACAAATTGGAGAACGCGAAGAGGGCCGAAAAAGATGTCCTGAATCAGAAGTATGACAGGCTGGCAGCAGAATTGACAGCAGCATTGGGTGGCCAAGAGATGTTGTTCGGTATTCGGATAGAATGCGACCAAGAGAGATATGAAGAGGCACAGGCAAAGGCTGCTGATGAACATGACCAGTTGTTGGAATTGATCG AGGCACGGCGACAAGAAGATGAGCTGAAAGGAACCTTAGAAAGGAACAGGCTCTCTGGAATGGTTGAAAGGTTGAGGGCGAAATGCAAAGATCAGGAGACGAGGCATGAACAGGAATGTCGTGAGCTAGAGGCAGATTGGGAGGAGGAGAGAGACGCCTGGGCTGAGAAATATGACAGCATGAACGCAGAACTGGAGCTGACGAAGATGGCCTACGACATGGAACTAGAAAGTGAGAAAGAGAGGCGACTCGAGGAGGAGTCAAGTTCGTTTGAGAAGAGTGAGCAGTTTGTAAGGGTGATCAAAGAGTACAAGGTGTTGTTGGAGGATTTGAAGAGTAACCATGATCAGGAGCAGAGTCAACTGAAAGACACCTGTGAGAGGAAATTGGTAGAGATGCAAAAACGGCACGAGGTCGTTATGGCAGAGATAGAAACACAATGGCATGACTTTGAAAGGCGCGTGGAGGACGAGGTCGATCATTGCGAGGAACTTGAAAGAGAGGTGGCGGAGTTGCAGAGGAAGAGAGAGTGGGAGACGATTGGTACCGGCTGCTGGGTGGCCATCATGAAGAGACATCACAAGGTTGACTTGGATAATATGAGATGCAGACTGGAGAGCTGCGAGGGTGAGCTGAGTGTTGCAAAGAACAGAAGCACGGTACTAATGAAGAGTATTGAAAAACAGGAAGCCGCAGACACAGCGCGGGCAAACAATCACAAGGCAGAAATTGAGCAGCTGACCCGCCGGGTTGAGACATCAGAAAGTGAGCAAAGTGTGGCTAACGCCAGGGCGAGCTACTATTTGGAGAAGTTGAGACGAACGGAACAGACTCTGGAAGACGCCAAGAGCGTCCATCAGGAGGCTGTACAGAAGGGCATGGAGCTTATTGGAGAGTTCGAGGAAGAGTGCGCGGAACTGAAAGCTCATGTTGTGAAGAAAAGTGAAGCATTAGACATGGAGAAAGAGATAGTTGAACAGAGTGAGACTGTCTTGGAGTGGAGAGAGAGAGATGTGATGCAGTGGGAGAGGACGTTGGATGCTCGTGAAGAGAACTTGCAAGAAAGcaaggtgatgatgatgaatggatTAGCGGACCTTTCCAAGCAAGAGATGGATTTGAAAAATTTGCAGGAGAAGTTGAAACAAGAGGAGGTGAATATCTTAAAGACGAAGGAAGATTTGGTGACGGAGAAAGGCAGCATAGATGCGAGGGTAGCAGAAATAAAGAAGGAGGAAGACCGACTTCAGGACATTGAGATTGATATGGAGCAGAGAGAGAAGGAAGCAAGACGGAGCCTCGATAGTGCCCAGAAGGTTCCAGACCGGCTGCCAATTGACCAAAGTCTCGGCGAGCTGACAGACACAAAGGAGCAACTAGTGGCAATGCAGAAGCAGCTCACGGAGCAGGAGTGGTACTTCCTCGCGCGGGAAGGTGAGTTCCAGGAGGCTAAGGTCGAGGTCAACCGGTACAGAAAGAGAGAGGAGAAGATGAAGTTGTTGGAGCTCGAGCTGCAGGAGAAGACGACTGGGCTGCAGGGGATGGAGGTTGCCATGAGAGTCAAGAAGGCGAACATCGACAGCACGATGTTGGAGGTTGATGGTATACGACGGACTCTCAGTATGGACAGGCGATATAAAGCTAGGAGGAACCGGGGCTGTCAAGCAACGCAG GAGAAGATAGCGGCCGATCTGGAGGCGGTACATGGCTCGAGCTTGCAGTGCGGAGATGAGGTGGTGGAACAACAGAATCGGACGACCAACACTGAAGACAACAGCGATACC aaattgcCAAAAGAGGATGAGGCATCGTTTCAAGGGATGAAGAGCAGACGATCCAAGGTGATCATACATTACGATCTGGAGGAGGACGCTTGCGTGGAGAAGGAG GAATCAGATACAAAACCTGTCGGAATACAGAAACGCAACTCCTCGGTGATGGATCAGGTCTACGAAGGACCCCAGTTTGCACACCCAAGTGACCGTATGGCGCATCCTAACTTCCGTCACGGCGGGCCACATCCTCAGAACTTCTGCCGTCCACCGCCACCTGGTTACCATCCAATGCGACCACACCCCGCTGGGAGACCACATCCTCGCATGGGACCACCTCCACCGTACGGACCACGACCGCACGGTCCCGGCTATGGACCACCTCATCTGCGCGGACCGCGGCCGGGGTTTTACAGACCACATGGCCCGTACGGACAGCCGCCACACAACGGCGCCAGGAGACAGCATCCATCAAGGGAGGACCCACGCTAG
- the LOC135488360 gene encoding uncharacterized protein LOC135488360, producing the protein MVGDNDLSSDSDEQLIQLDGESRGADDDLLLIEEPHEGCPTNKRHLFWVRWICHRPKTMFAVTASFHLTVVVVSLVLFLTGYDIIHLVVKGLPVYDVDDIMYTRFLAWSRKDPKSPFVIKVSDMYPKRRKRSVDDEFTADHLEFTERYYHDINNLINNGILSAPAQIGDIFGKSIKRYPDSMLGGRMSPPNLPYAADGMSKTDSVRVSFAKLPAVREPNLYSHSARSRLKRSEKHACNYWLHEWFDFIYDTDADIDNILTPKYLKAIQRFETEMTKEFSETMYGRYEMCICQIPSTWSVLDVFDKDLIHIRKDEESTFFLAKTGSVDNDTRLAQSHITRSYFRVCTNASWQNGALPSWGHQVFLSRAHQLGAEILKPKGITLSYFSFNVYMDKIFKTIVNGDLYLFCGSVLFIFAFMWLQTGSFWITFFGISSILTSILAANLVYNCVIGFKYLGIFNLLSLFVVLGIGADDIFIFVDTWKWLDGKCDQQEERISMCFKKAGVAMFSTSLTTMVAFFVSAFSSLLTLRSFGTLSGLVVLINYISVMVFFPTVILAHESVFGKKGRTLRCSRLISVFSKSNNCMKKIHEAIVGFFGGIYFDVITHKYGRYAIIAAFVIFTGGMGLSVADLKEDDSATSQLLRTESPFEQGRIKASKEFKQNAYDLKMDVFLVWGFKPRDMSTCNKLRYDYEKPCPGKEAMDDHFQLESPKTQMALLELCQSLEHANASLVEKLKLKRDQATNKYTVVCIMEAFDTYLRGLSSKLMINITLPVTKGKLQPVLPLLKMAGILDVDIDKLTTPFQTLLWIFLEKSDFAQQLNKLAGFKELTDQEKNESIGTYKGEALFNRQLRYISILVPTSRSIMAIGIDEGIKMMNNWESYTDAKVSTLPEGLKGGFQVSQNWFLLNMKERLVMNAVIGVGVSLGLAFTLLLITTRNIILALISLITLSATVVCVIGIMPVMNWKLGPLVALNMCFVAGLAVDYIVHVIEGFQLSDYHTRHDRIQECLRHVGISVISGAITTLGSSFFMLFAKINFFMQFGWFIFCTIGTSLMFSLFFLPALLSVVGPSGDQGSVMALCKSRKKESDTRTDPSL; encoded by the exons GCCTGGTCACGTAAAGACCCAAAGTCACCATTTGTCATCAAAGTTAGTGATATGTACCCAAAACGAAGGAAGAGAAGTGTGGATGACGAGTTTACCGCCGACCATTTGGAGTTCACCGAGCGCTACTACCATGACATTAACAACTTGATAAACAATGGGATTCTATCTGCTCCTGCTCAGATTGGTGATATATTTGGGAAGAGTATCAAAAGGTATCCCGATTCGATGTTAGGTGGGAGGATGTCACCACCAAATCTACCGTATGCCGCAGATGGCATGTCCAAAACTGATTCCGTGCGTGTGTCCTTTGCAAAACTTCCGGCAGTGCGTGAACCAAATCTGTATTCTCATTCAGCGCGTTCGCGGTTGAAGCGTTCAGAAAAACACGCTTGTAACTATTGGTTGCATGAATGGTTTGATTTCATTTACGACACGGATGCTGACATCGACAACATCCTTACTCCGAAATATTTGAAAGCAATCCAAAGATTTGAGACAGAAATGACAAAAGAGTTCTCAGAAACAATGTACGGACGATatgaaatgtgcatttgtcaaaTTCCATCAACGTGGTCAGTTTTGGATGTCTTCGACAAAGACCTCATTCACATTCGAAAAGATGAGGAGTCGACATTTTTTCTTGCAAAAACAGGAAGTGTGGACAATGATACCAGACTTGCTCAATCTCACATAACGAGATCCTATTTTAGAGTGTGCACCAACGCCTCGTGGCAAAATGGTGCGTTGCCGAGCTGGGGACACCAAGTATTCCTCAGCCGCGCTCACCAACTTGGCGCCGAAATTTTAAAACCAAAAGGGATAACGCTCTCATATTTCAGCTTCAATGTTTACATGGATAAAATCTTTAAGACAATCGTAAATGGTGATCTCTACCTCTTCTGTGGCAGTGTTCTATTTATTTTCGCTTTCATGTGGCTTCAAACCGGTTCGTTTTGGATAACATTCTTTGGCATCTCCAGCATCCTGACCAGCATCCTCGCCGCCAACCTCGTCTACAACTGCGTCATCGGCTTCAAATACCTCGGCATCTTCAACCTGCTGTCATTGTTTGTTGTCCTTGGAattggagcagacgacatcttCATCTTTGTTGACACTTGGAAATGGCTTGATGGAAAATGCGACCAACAGGAAGAACGAATCTCAATGTGCTTCAAGAAAGCAGGCGTGGCAATGTTTAGTACGTCACTCACAACAATGGTGGCGTTCTTCGTGAGTGCTTTCTCCTCATTACTCACACTGCGTTCTTTCGGGACGTTATCGGGACTGGTGGTACTCATCAATTACATATCTGTGATGGTTTTCTTCCCAACTGTGATATTGGCCCATGAAAGCGTTTTTGGAAAGAAGGGCCGAACTCTTCGTTGTTCACGTCTCATTTCCGTTTTCTCAAAAAGCAACAATTGCATGAAAAAGATACATGAAGCCATTGTTGGGTTCTTCGGAGGAATATATTTCGATGTAATCACACATAAATACGGGAGATATGCAATTATAGCGGCGTTTGTGATATTCACTGGAGGCATGGGTCTGTCGGTGGCAGATTTAAAAGAAGACGACTCGGCAACG TCTCAGCTGTTACGGACAGAGAGCCCATTTGAACAGGGTAGGATTAAGGCGTCGAAGGAGTTCAAACAGAACGCGTACGACCTCAAGATGGACGTGTTCCTTGTTTGGGGTTTCAAGCCGCGTGATATGTCAACATGCAACAAGCTAAG ATACGACTACGAGAAGCCTTGCCCTGGGAAAGAAGCCATGGACGACCATTTTCAACTAGAGTCTCCTAAAACGCAGATGGCCCTTCTC GAGCTGTGCCAATCTCTGGAACACGCAAATGCCTCCCTGGTCGAGAAGCTCAAGTTGAAGAGAGACCAAGCCACAAACAAATACACCGTCGTCTGCATCATGGAAGCCTTCGACACTTACCTGCGAGGCCTGTCCAGTAAGCTCATGATCAACATCACCCTCCCGGTCACCAAGGGGAAGCTACAGCCTGTCTTACCTCTGCTGAAGATGGCCGGGATATTAGATGTTGACATTGACAAGCTAACCACGCCATTCCAA ACATTGCTCTGGATATTTCTCGAGAAGTCAGATTTTGCTCAGCAACTGAACAAACTTGCTGGCTTCAAAGAGTTAACGGACCAGGAGAAGAATGAATCCATCGGGACATACAAGG GCGAGGCGTTGTTTAATCGCCAGCTTCGCTACATTAGCATCCTGGTACCCACCTCAAGATCCATCATGGCCATCGGTATTGATGAGGGGATCAAAATGATGAACAACTGGGAAAGTTACACGGATGCCAAG GTGTCCACTCTGCCGGAAGGGTTGAAAGGAGGTTTTCAAGTATCCCAGAACTGGTTCCTTCTCAATATGAAAGAG AGACTCGTCATGAACGCCGTGATCGGTGTAGGAGTATCTCTCGGTCTAGCATTCACCCTACTGCTGATAACCACACGAAACATCATCCTAGCTCTCATATCTCTCATAACCTTGAGTGCCACTGTGGTCTGTGTGATCGGAATCATGCCCGTTATGAACTGGAAGCTTGGG CCCCTAGTCGCCCTAAACATGTGTTTCGTGGCCGGGCTAGCCGTCGACTACATCGTACACGTGATCGAAGGCTTCCAACTCTCCGACTACCATACCCGCCATGATCGGATACAAGAGTGTTTACGTCACGTGGGAATCTCCGTCATTTCCGGTGCCATCACTACCCTGGGATCCTCCTTCTTCATGCTGTTTGCCAAAATAAACTTCTTCATGCAGTTTGGGTGGTTTATTTTTTGTACCATCGGGACGTCCCTGATGTTCTCGCTGTTTTTTTTGCCTGCGTTGTTGAGTGTGGTTGGTCCATCAGGCGATCAGGGGTCAGTTATGGCTCTCTGTAAATCACGGAAGAAAGAAAGTGATACGAGGACAGATCCAAGTTTATGA